The segment GGAAATTAACATTAATGATCCGAAAATAGTTGAAGGTTCCGTATCTGTTCTTTCCTCCTTACATGACGCTATGAGTTCTCGTGACATAACTAAAGTTATGGACCTACTTTCCGTCAGAACCCGAGAAATGTCACATGCTTATTATTCTTGTGAAGAGGAAGCTATTGTTGATCAACGCACGCTTTTTCAAGATCTTTTCAATGATCCACAATTCAATTTAGAACCTCTTGAGCCCGAAAATCTCAGATTCATTCCAATGGCAAACAACCGTATGATTTATATCGAACAGAAAGATGGTTCATCGGCTCTGGAAACAAAAGAGCTTTCTGAGGGTTTCATTTTCAGTTTACCGATCTATTTATGTAAAATCGGTGAAGAGTTTATTGTGGTCAGGTGAAAAGTTTAAGTTGTTGTTAGAAAATGTCCTTTTATAACAAACACATTATTGCAAGCTGCTCAAGACAGACACGAACACCTAATCATCTTTTTTCATATCTTGTGCATGAAAAACCTGCTCACAATTCTTATACTCACCATTGACGCTAGCAGCAGGAGGATTCTCCTGCTGCACTATACAAATTAAAGACAATTAACTGTTCACCTCTGCCATCTCCATCTCCACCTTACCTTTTAAAGCAGCGAATAATCGCACCGTAATTACAATCGTATCCCTTTCAAGCGCCACCGTAGCAGATCTGCAATGCTGGTTATGTCATTTTGAAACTGTGCATACGTTCAGCAAATCACATCACCTCTAAATTAGATTTCCATACGAGCACAATCCTGAGAATGGGTTATAACCTCGCATGTTTTGTTACCAAAATCCCCATCGATCGGTCCTACTTCATCAAACCCAAAATCCAACAACAACTGCTAAAGCTTTTTAACATCTTCCCCTGCAATATAGCCATCCCCATCAACTGTTCTTAATTGATACTTGGAAACTGCAATAGATCTGTTCTCTTATTACTACAGGGTAATTAAAGGTAACAGTATGGTAAAGTCTTTATAGCATTATCTTATGGCTGCTTAAAAAAATCAAAGTGCCCTTCCAGTGCAGCGCCTAAAACAGTTCCTGATCGATAGTCGTCTGAAAAGAGCGGTGCATAAAAGGGACGCAATCCAATGATTCTGCTACTTCCGGCACTACTTTGAAATTTCATCCCTATCAAAGCACTGATAAAGGGTCCGGCTGCCGCGAATTTATGTGGGTCACTGTCGTCTTGCTCTGTTTTATAATCTGGACCATAGTGAAAACTAATACCCAATCCAGGCCCAACAACGAGTCCTATATCGTCACTGATTTGATGTGTGTACTCCACAATAAACTCAGGTTCAAACTGAAGCATATCAAATGCCGTCGCAAAAAGAATCGGTCGCATAATTGGAAGCTTGAAACCAACACTCCATGTATCGTTAAAATGCAAACGGGTATTGAACATAACATCGGCTATAGGTCCTCCCTTAACCCCTGCAGGTGAGGCCACACACATACGTGTGTCATCGTACCGTGCCCCTAACATTACATTAATACCCAACGATATCTTTGTGTTATTTTGGGCAGAAACACTGTAAAATAGAGTTAAAAGAACAAGAAGAGAGAGATAAACAGTCTTCATCAATTTATTTAGCGATTGTACCATAGCGCCTGTCTTATTCCTTTCAGCATTTTAGCAAAAACGAAATTCAAACTATACAAAGAATAAAAATAGGTTGATCTATCAACGGGTGCAAGTGCAAAATGAACGAGAGGGAGGATTCATTTCAAAGTAAATTAAAGATGAGAGCACACCACAAAAAAGGGGCAAAGCACATTGTGCTTTGCCCCTTATATTTTTATACCTAAAAAGAACTACTACATGAGACCCTGCATCAAAATAGCAGCAACGAGAGCAAGAATAGCATAGAACTCAGGAAAAGCTGCCAGGATTATAGTGTTACCAAAAACGTCGTGACCCTGACCAATAGCAGCTATACCATTAGCACAGATTTTCCCCTGAAAAGCAGCAGATGCGAATGCCGCAATCGCTACCGCTATTCCAGCACCCAGTACAATTGATCCCTGATAAAGGGTTAGATCAGGTGATACTGTGGCCTGATATATAATGAACGCAACGAAACCATACAGTCCCTGAGTCGCTGGAAGTCCGGAAAGTACAAGACCTGAACCAAAAGCTTCCGGTTTCTTTTTAAGCATACCAACAGTAGAAGATGCTCCTGTTACTATACCAATAGCTGAACCGGCACCAGACATACCAACCATAAGACCCATTCCAATCAACGCAAGTACATAGCCCATCAAAAAACCTCCTGAAGTATTGTGATATGGTTAATTACTGATCAACTTTAGCAAAAGGAATAAATGGTTTACTACCACCCTTATACCCAACTGCTCCATAAAATTCTACAAATGTTAAACGTAACGGATGAACAAATGCTCCCATAGCTGAGAGAGCAAGGTTAAGACCGTGCCCAAATACCAGAACCAGAATTGTTGCAATCAAACCCCAGGAGGCATAATTAATCTCTCCGTTATCTGTAATGAACAGAAATGCGATCTGATTGAAAGCCCCTCCAAGTAATCCTCCTGCAAGACCAAGCGCAAAAAGACGCAGATACGACAGTAGATTCTGAAGTGTTCCTGTTATTAGGTTATAAAGCTCCCAAAGTCCGGTGAGAGGCCTTAAAATAAACTTTTTCTCTATGTTATTGAAAAGAAGGATACCAATTAATCCAAATATAGTTAATCCTTGCCCTACTCTTTGGGGAACAGAAATCAAAAAGGCGCCCATCTCTACAGGCCCAACGGTAAATTCCCCTATTCCAAGACCAAGAAGATCGGCATGAGCAGACCAAACAAATGCCCCCAGCATTATTAAAATTGTACTTATTGGTTGCAATCCGGCAGCAATACCCGAATACTTAATTTTCATATAAGACTGGAGACCAATACCAAACAACAGTTGTACAGCACCAACAACCAAGGCTAAACTCATTGCAGGAAACACCTGTCCTGCAGGTCCAACCTGTGCCGAAAGTGGAGCAAAATACTGCACACCTACAGGAAATAGTGCGCTTTCTTCAATACCTGGACCACCAAAGATTGTCATACCAAAGAAGGTGTTAAGTAAAACACCACTAACAAATGTTGACAACCCAAGAAACACGCCGAGTTTCATAAATGGTTTTAGTTTAGGTTTAACTTTCATCCCTGCATAAATCGCAAGTACGGTTAAAACCATTCCATACCCAGCATCACCCAGACACAAACCAAAGAATATCGCAAAGAATGGCGCTATAAAGGGCGTTAGATCAAGCTCATTATATGTAGGTAAAGAATAAAGACCCAAAATTGGCTCAAAGAGAGTAGGAAAGGAGCGATTTCTTAACTTTACAGGAACATCCTCATCCTCCTTTGGATCCCTTATAGAAACATAAGCAGGATGTCTGTTTACATAATTTCTTAGCTCTTTTTCTTTATCACTGGGAAACCATCCGGATAAAGACAACATTCTTCCTTTAGCTTCCCTTTTAAGTGACAGCCTTGCTTTTTCAAACTGGTATTGATTGAATGTATCGACCCTGAATTTTTCCAGAAGCTCAATTCTGTTTACCATCTTTTCGATCGACTGCTCTACCCTTTTGCGTTCTTTCACTAATTTGGCTATATTTTCTTCAACCTGTTTTAATGAAAGTGCAGGAAGATGAACTTCTTCACTTTGAGGTATTTCAATAACCCCACCATTTTCAATGGCGATGAAATACACAGTAGAATCAATTCTGTTTATTTCTTCAACAGGATACTCTTTGCGATCTATCTGTTCGAATAGTTTATCTGACATGGTGTAAAACCTGATTTTTACACCAACCTCTTTCAGTTTGTTTACTTTCTGATGATCGAAATTTCCCCATGGCTCAAGAGTTTCTTTATCTTTAAGCAGATTTTCTATATCCTGCTCAATTTTTTCCTTTTGAGTCTCAAGTTCTTCAAAACGAAACAGAATTTCTTTAGCATCGCCTTCTTTTACCTGATCAACCTGAAGGTCTTTTTCTTTTTGAATTTTTTTGAGCGTATCGATAACTCTTACCGACAGATGCCCTACACCTCTTAGTTCCTGAACTTTGGGTGAATCAGATTCCTGAGCTTCGGTGATGTGAACAACACCGAGCTTACCAAGATCATCCAGAAATTTTTCCCGTTCCTTATGGTAGAGGAGCAGGTCCATTCTTTTCATTTTAACTATCATTATGCAGCCTCCGCCATGGCAATTTTGGCCTTTAGTATTTTCTGTGAAGATTTTGACAAGTTTTCATCATCTTCAAGAAAACGTTTGATTCTCCGGATAGCTTCATTGTATTCAGGAATTTGCACCTTTTCATAAAGATTAACTTTCTGAGTTGTTTTCTTTCGGGCATATTCCAAAATAGAAACCTTTTTCTTCCCAAGTTCAAGGCCAATTTTTACTTCTGCAATATTTTTGATCAGTTCAAGACCCTGAGGAACCCATGCCGCATTGCTTATTAAACTGTACCGACGAACATCAAACTCTACATCATTCAATACCGGAGTTTTAACACCCGCAATTTTCTTAATGTCGATATTAACGTCTTTAATGCTTATAAGCTCTCCTGGCATCTCATTCCAGAGTCTATACGTTTGAGAGATTGATGCAAGCATCTCCTCTACCTTCTTTTCATACTCCGCAACCTGCTCCTTGGCTTTTTTTACCTCAAGCCTTAAAGCAGACTCCTTTGCAATAAGAGTAGGAAGAGCATTTTCTCTTATCTTCAGTTCTTTATTAAGCTGTTGAAGAAAAGTCTTATTGTATTGAAATTTTAATGCCATTAATTTCTCCTTCCGAAACAGGAAGAGAACAGGTTAAGAGAGTCGCTGTTATTGCTAACAACGACTTGGTAATAATTTTATTCGGCTCCAACCCAAAATTTATCCATGATTTCCTGTTTAATACCAACTTCATCTTTTGAAAAGTATTTTCCAAAGAGTCTCCACCCGGTATCAAGCATCTCATCAATTTCTATATTGATATCGATAGCCAATAGCTCACGTGAATACTCTTTTGCAAACTTAAGTGTACGCTGATCGTATTCTGTTAGGTCAAAACCATTTTCCAGTTTTGTCCGTGCACTTGCAGCATCAGCATAAAGACGAATAGCGGTGTTCATCACCTGTGGATGATCAGAGCGAGTCTTTTTACCAATCACAAGCTGCTTAAGACGGGAGAGACTTCTGAAGGGATCGATAATAACTCGTGCGATATCAGTATCACGACGTAAATACAGCTGTCCTTCAGTGATATATCCTGTATTATCAGGAATAGCATGGGTAATATCACCACCAGAAAGTGTCGTCACTGCGATAATGGTAATCGATCCGCCATCAGGTAACTGGGCTGCCTTTTCGTAAATTCTTGCCAAATCACTGTACAGAGATCCGGGCATACTGTCTTTTGAAGGAATCTGATCCATACGGTTTGACACAATCGACAGGGCATCTGCATAGAGTGTCATATCGGTCAAAAGCACCAGTACATTTGCATTCTTTGTTGTTGCAAAGTGTTCTGCAGCACTAAGACACATATCCGGAATCAGAAGACGTTCAACCGGTGGACTCTCTGTGGTGTTAATAAAAGCGGTAATACGATCCAGTGCACCGGCATTATCAAAAAGAGTTTTGTAGTAAAGATAGTCGTCATTTGACAATCCCATACCACCCAGAATAATAGCATCAGCTTTTGCTCTGAGTGCCACATCTGCCATAACCGCATTGAAGGGCTGGTCAGGATCAGCGAAGAAAGGTATTTTCTGTCCCGAAACCAGTGTGTTGTTAAGGTCGATCCCAGCAATACCGGTAGCGATAAGCTCCGAAGGTTGTTTTCTTCTAACCGGGTTCACCGAAGGACCACCAATTTCGATCTCTTTACCCTCGATATCCGGTCCACCATCAATGGGCTCACCATAGGCATTGAAAAAACGTCCCTTCAACTCATCGGAGACTTTTAGTGTTGGTGGCTTTCCAAGGAAAACCACCTCTGCATTGGTCGCGATACCCTGAGTCCCCGGAAAAATCTGCAGAGTAATTTTATTGCCGGAAATCTTAACTACCTGCGCAGGCCTTCCGTCAACCGTCGCCATTTCGTCATTCGCAACACCTTCAGCTTCCACTGTACATGTTGCTTTCGTAACATTTTCAATATGAGTATAAATTTTCTGAAAAGCTTTTGTTTTCATCTGCTATATCCTCTTTTAGTGCCCTGTAGCATTTTTAGGCCTGGGCGATTGATTCAGATATTCTCTGAGCCAACAGATTATCCACCTGCTGTTCAAGTTCATTGAAATCATCACTCTGAAACTCTTTATAATTCATCTGACGCAGTAGGTTTATGACTCTCTTAAAATAGATACCAATTTCCTCAAAAGAATCGAAATTAAACTCTGCGTCACAAATTCCCAGCACCTTATTAACCATGTACTGCTGACGCTTCAGTGATGTTGAAGCATCAACCCGATCAAATGCATCCTGCTGTAAAATCACAAAATCGATTACTTCAGACTTATTGAACACGATATGGTATTCAAGTGGTACACCATCATCACCAAGAATATTAATCTGGTCGTTAGCTTCCTTACCTCTGAGCAAAATATCTTTAAGCTGTAATACCTTATCAACCCAACCCTGCTCAACAGTTTTGTCCAGATACTCAACAACCTCGTTATATTCAATGTACTTTGAATAACTGTCGATCGGATCAACCGCAGGATACCTCTTACTGTCTGCCCGACCCTGTGATAGGGCGTAAAAACATCTTGCCGCTTTTTTAGTAGATTCGGTCACCGGCTCTTTAAGGTTACCACCTGCAGGACTAACCGTACCAACAAAGGTTATCGATCCCGATTGCCCGTTATTGAGATAAACATACCCGGCTCTTGAATAGAAGTTTGCAATAATAGCAGGTAAATCCATAGGGAACGCATCAGGACCAGGGAGCTCTTCCATACGGTTTGACATCTCTCTTAGAGCCTGCGCCCATCTTGATGTAGAGTCAGCCAGGAGGAGCACTTTGAGCCCCATCATACGGTAGTACTCTGCGATTGTCATACCGGTATATACACTTGCTTCACGAGCTGCAACCGGCATATTGGAAGTATTACAAATAATAATAGTACGTTCAATGAGCTTACGTCCGGTACGCGGATCATCGAGTTCAGGGAACTCGGTAAAGATGTCAACCACCTCGTTAGCACGTTCACCACAGGCAACTACGATAATAAGATCCGCTTCGGCGTATTTTGAAAGAGCATGCTGAAGCACGGTCTTTCCACAACCAAACGGACCAGGAATAAACCCGGTTCCACCCTCGGTAATTGGATTCAGTGTATCAATTGCGCGGATACCGGTTTCCATTATTTTGAAAGGACGAGGTTTGTTCTTGTATCCTTTAACCTCAACCTTAACAGGCCATTTCATGGTCATGGTAAGCGTGTGTTCTGTACCATCAGAGTCCTCAACTACAGCCATAGTTTCATGAGCGGTATAATCACCCTCACCTACTATAGATTTAATTTTGTATGTGCCCTTAAAGTTGAAAGGAACCATTATTTTATGATCAATCCAGCCTTCCTTTACATTACCAATCCAGTCAGAGGCCTGTACCACATCACCCTGCTTTACCAGTGGAGTGAAATGCCACTTGGTTTCTGCGCTTAGTGCCGGAGTGTACTCTCCTCTTTTAAGGAAAACTCCCTCCATGGTATCCAGATCATTTTGCAGTCCATCGTAGTTTCTGGACAACATTCCGGGCCCCAGATTCACTTCCAGCATATGACCGGTAAACTCGACAAGACACCCTACATAGAGACCGCGGGTGCTTTCGAATACCTGAACATATGCGTTCTTGCCGCTAATTTTGATCACCTCGGCCATCAATTTGGTTCCTTTAAGATCAATATAACAGATCTCATTCTGGGCTATCGGGCCGTCAACTTCGATAGTGACCAGATTGGCGATAATTCCAGTCACTTTTCCCTTGGTGCTCATCGTTTTCCTCCACGATATATGATAATTAATTAACTCTCAATGAATAACTTTAAAATCCCGCAGGAACAGTAAAACTATTCTTAAGCTTCTCAACAAGACTGTCCAGCTTAAGCCTACCGGTTTTAACATCGAGTTTCATCCAGCGCTCAACAATCATAAGTCTGATTGTAAATGCCGCAATGGTCTCTATACCGAAATACGATAACCCCACAAGCTCTTCAGCCATATCCCATTTAAGCTGATCAATCTCTTTTTCGAAAGTAACCAGCTCTCCTTTGCTCGAAGAAAGGAGCCGCTCGATCCAGGGCAGGGCCGAGGAAAGACCAAAATCACTTGCAGAACTGCGAAGAATCGCTTCAGTAATTTCGTTTTTACCAATAATGGTTGATTTTAGTGCTCCGTCGCGACCATTACCTAACGCCTCGATGTGCCCCAGACCCTTACGACAGTTAATAGCTGAAAGGATATTACGCAGGTTCAAATCAAATATGAACCATTCTCTTACATATTCACTTTCATGAGTTAACATTTCCTCGTAAAAAAGCCAATTGAGCTGATCGGCCGGAGTCAGATCACCAAATAATTGCTTCTTCTCCTTATAGGATTTCAGGAAAACCTGCATATAGTCATCGAGGTTCTCCGGAGAGCGCAATGCTGAATTTATCTCCTCTTTTGAGTAGTTTCCCCTTGGATCAAATTCCTTCTTCTGGGAAACAAGAGCCGAGATCAGGTTTGCGTTATCGACAGGAAGCCGTAGTGCTCTCAGGACTTCAAAATCTTTGTCGTCAAGTTCTTCCATGGCCTCTTCCATAAAAGCGTTGAATGCAACTACATTCTTGCTCTCATCAACAATAAGGTCAGGAAGACCTGAAACGAAATAATAATAGTTCCTGGCCATGATTACTCCCCAAAGAGGAAAGCACGTGTTCTGGGTCTTAGATATTCCTTAAAAAATTCCTTAAAATCTTCATCGGTCAGACTAATTTTGAAAGCTCCATCTGCAGGGCCTATACGAAAACCTGATTTGATTGCCTTAGAAAATGAGATTTCAAGGCCTTTTGAGAGCAGGTCTGATGCGCTCTTTTTCAAGTTTTTCTCAAGCTCCTCTTTATTCTGCTCAGGAAGCAATACTTCAAGATCAGGGGCTTCTCCTGTGGATGTTTTCCAGTTACTTATCACCGTAGCGATATACTCTTTCAACACAGCCGGATCGGAGAGTGTTTTAGTTGTAGCCTCATCAAGCACCTTTGCATTGATGAGCGTGGCGATCTGATTTTTGATTGAAGCGATTGCCTGAGAACCGGAAAGTTTGAGTTCAGATTCGGTATTGCGCTTAAGCTCTTCGGCTTTTTTCTTTGCATCGGCAATAATCTTTTCAGCTTCTCTTTTGGCCTCTGTGACTATTCCTGAAGCCTTTTCCTCAGCTTCTTTAACAACCTGCTGGGCCTTCTCCTCACCCTTTTCTACACCTTCCTGATAAATCTTCTCGGTCAGTTCCTGGATTTTCTGTTCCATTTACATTCCCCTGACAAATTGTATATGGTGAATAATATAAGCTTCCTTCATTTGCTGTTTAAACGCATTCGAGGCCATTTTAAGCGGTTCAACACTGCCAAAAATAGAAATCTAATATACAACCTTTTATGATTCTACGCAATGAAATTAAAACCACTAAAAACAATTGTTCAATTCTTTAATAAATTTCAACTGAAATTTATTAAAAACTTTGGTAATTGAGCGGGTAGCTTCTGGTTCAAATCATCGCTTCTGGTTACAGAAAATGTTTTATTTAACGCTTTTTTTTCTTTTCCTGTATTCCCAAAAATGATTAATTTATAAAAAGCCTCACTATTTTTTTCTTTCCCAAAAAAAACAAATTAACAGTATTTTTAGCGAAAGGAGCTCATATGCCTTGCAGAAAAACTTCTCTGGCCTTCCTTTCAGTCATCTTTTTTGTTTTAATTCATTTAAGCTGCGGTCAAAACCCGGTGGATCCACCTCAGGACGCCAGCGGCTCTCTTGAGGTTCGCGCCTTAATCAACAATAATACTTCAAAGCTCGCCAAAACAGTTGCAACCACATTCAACACCATAAATGTGGTAGTAACCGGAAACGATTTCGATACACTTCGATGTACTATTTATGCAGACCCCTTTCGCCCCTCCATAACCGACACCGTGCGCGGTATTCCTCCAGGCACCAATCGTACCGTCCAGGTGTGGACTTCAAACGCCGAGGGGGAAACTATCCACATTGATTCGGAGCCACTACACACCATCCGTATCGACAGGGGGATTACTACCCGGCTTGATGTAAACCTCATTCCTGTGAAGGGTTCAATTTTTCTTCAGCTCACTGACATTCCCGGTGATGTTGACACCATCGTTGCGGTATTTGCTTCCGATGAGCGAATATGGGAAGTAAGACAGGGTGCATCAGGAAAATTTTACCTTAGCCTGGACAATATACCACACGAAACAGAAGGTTTTTTTAGTGTCATAGCTCTGGGGGCTGGCTCTACGGGGGACACCCTGTTTATTTCTGAGCAAGAGCTTTTTTTCGATGCTCGTTCAGCGCAGCAAATTCAGCTTGAGTTTTCAACTGTAACCGGCTCAATTGAACTGGTATTTGAAATAGAGCAACCCGGCTCTGTTCTCTCCTCAGGCACCTTTTCACCAATGGCCCCCGAAAGCGGTGAACTAATTATAACAGAGATTATGTATGCTGTAACCGATTCGGAATATGTAGAACTGTTCAACCCCTCTCCTGACACTCCCTTCAATGGTGATCTTATTATTCAGATCGATAAAGGTACAGAGCGGGTGTATGAAGATATAACCATTGCACCTCAATCTTACTTTGTAATTGGAGCCAGGGAGATGCCATGGGCAGACATCTGGCATGAAACCGCAAGCGCATTACGGTTAGTGAGAACCGGAAACTGGATAACTTTAAAGAAAACCGACGGGACAGTAATGGACCGGGTTGTTTTCAGCCCCCAAACAGCGGGTCTTCAGTGGCCACCGGTATCGGATAAAAAATCGATAGAGCTTAAGCGGGAGTATTATGATGTGTCTTCAAATAATCATGGGCGATACTGGAAAGTATCAACCACCCCTATTGAAGGCACAGGTATGTACGGTACTCCCGGCTACTAAGCCTGTTTGCTGGAAGTTGCTTTCGGCTTCCAGCCAATTTCCTCCCTTAAATGGAACAGGTTTTGCTCCTATAAGCGTTTAAATATTCAAAGGGAGGCTATCTATGAAACATGTTCTCATACTTTTACTTCTTCTGTGCTCACAGGCTTCTGCTATTCAGGGGTTGTTTATATCTGAATTCACTTATGAATATGGATTTTTAGGGGTGATAAGCCATATCGCTCAGTTTAGTGAAGATGGTACCGAAATAGATTACAGAGATGAAGGAGCTCAGGATATACTGTTCCCCTTTTCACGTATCCAGGTTGCAGTCAGCACGCATCCTCACCGGTTCTTTTTGCTGTACCAACCACTTGAAATCACCACTGTGGAAAATGCCCAGAGGGACCTCTTAATCGATGAAGAAGTGTTTGAAGAAAATACGCCCATACGATTTAAATACAGTTTCCCATTTTATCGTGCTGGCTACACCTATTCCTTTACCGACCCCTTCAGCAGATTTCAATTTGCCGCTGGCGGTGCGCTACAAATACGTAATGCAAATATCAGTTTTACCTCGTTGGATGGTAATCAGCTCAGAACCAACAGAGATGTTGGCCTGGTACCTCTTTTGAGAATCATCTCCTCATGGCGAATCAATCCCGATTGGTTACTGCAAACAGAGATAGATGGAATTTATGCACCGGTACGATACCTTAATTTAAGTGATACAGATGTAGAAGGAGCTTTTATTGATGCAAATCTCAGAGCTATTTACGCCGGTGCTGGATTTGTCTCAGTATATTCAAATATACGATACCTTGCAGGTGGAGCAGAGGGGACCTCTGATCCCAACGGGCCCGGGGATGGTTTTGTTCGCAACTGGCTTCAGTTTTTAACATTATCGCTGGGCCTTTCACTATCTATTTAGAG is part of the Chitinispirillales bacterium ANBcel5 genome and harbors:
- a CDS encoding V-type ATP synthase subunit A is translated as MSTKGKVTGIIANLVTIEVDGPIAQNEICYIDLKGTKLMAEVIKISGKNAYVQVFESTRGLYVGCLVEFTGHMLEVNLGPGMLSRNYDGLQNDLDTMEGVFLKRGEYTPALSAETKWHFTPLVKQGDVVQASDWIGNVKEGWIDHKIMVPFNFKGTYKIKSIVGEGDYTAHETMAVVEDSDGTEHTLTMTMKWPVKVEVKGYKNKPRPFKIMETGIRAIDTLNPITEGGTGFIPGPFGCGKTVLQHALSKYAEADLIIVVACGERANEVVDIFTEFPELDDPRTGRKLIERTIIICNTSNMPVAAREASVYTGMTIAEYYRMMGLKVLLLADSTSRWAQALREMSNRMEELPGPDAFPMDLPAIIANFYSRAGYVYLNNGQSGSITFVGTVSPAGGNLKEPVTESTKKAARCFYALSQGRADSKRYPAVDPIDSYSKYIEYNEVVEYLDKTVEQGWVDKVLQLKDILLRGKEANDQINILGDDGVPLEYHIVFNKSEVIDFVILQQDAFDRVDASTSLKRQQYMVNKVLGICDAEFNFDSFEEIGIYFKRVINLLRQMNYKEFQSDDFNELEQQVDNLLAQRISESIAQA
- a CDS encoding V-type ATPase 116kDa subunit family protein, which translates into the protein MIVKMKRMDLLLYHKEREKFLDDLGKLGVVHITEAQESDSPKVQELRGVGHLSVRVIDTLKKIQKEKDLQVDQVKEGDAKEILFRFEELETQKEKIEQDIENLLKDKETLEPWGNFDHQKVNKLKEVGVKIRFYTMSDKLFEQIDRKEYPVEEINRIDSTVYFIAIENGGVIEIPQSEEVHLPALSLKQVEENIAKLVKERKRVEQSIEKMVNRIELLEKFRVDTFNQYQFEKARLSLKREAKGRMLSLSGWFPSDKEKELRNYVNRHPAYVSIRDPKEDEDVPVKLRNRSFPTLFEPILGLYSLPTYNELDLTPFIAPFFAIFFGLCLGDAGYGMVLTVLAIYAGMKVKPKLKPFMKLGVFLGLSTFVSGVLLNTFFGMTIFGGPGIEESALFPVGVQYFAPLSAQVGPAGQVFPAMSLALVVGAVQLLFGIGLQSYMKIKYSGIAAGLQPISTILIMLGAFVWSAHADLLGLGIGEFTVGPVEMGAFLISVPQRVGQGLTIFGLIGILLFNNIEKKFILRPLTGLWELYNLITGTLQNLLSYLRLFALGLAGGLLGGAFNQIAFLFITDNGEINYASWGLIATILVLVFGHGLNLALSAMGAFVHPLRLTFVEFYGAVGYKGGSKPFIPFAKVDQ
- a CDS encoding DUF2764 family protein, translating into MARNYYYFVSGLPDLIVDESKNVVAFNAFMEEAMEELDDKDFEVLRALRLPVDNANLISALVSQKKEFDPRGNYSKEEINSALRSPENLDDYMQVFLKSYKEKKQLFGDLTPADQLNWLFYEEMLTHESEYVREWFIFDLNLRNILSAINCRKGLGHIEALGNGRDGALKSTIIGKNEITEAILRSSASDFGLSSALPWIERLLSSSKGELVTFEKEIDQLKWDMAEELVGLSYFGIETIAAFTIRLMIVERWMKLDVKTGRLKLDSLVEKLKNSFTVPAGF
- a CDS encoding lamin tail domain-containing protein, yielding MPCRKTSLAFLSVIFFVLIHLSCGQNPVDPPQDASGSLEVRALINNNTSKLAKTVATTFNTINVVVTGNDFDTLRCTIYADPFRPSITDTVRGIPPGTNRTVQVWTSNAEGETIHIDSEPLHTIRIDRGITTRLDVNLIPVKGSIFLQLTDIPGDVDTIVAVFASDERIWEVRQGASGKFYLSLDNIPHETEGFFSVIALGAGSTGDTLFISEQELFFDARSAQQIQLEFSTVTGSIELVFEIEQPGSVLSSGTFSPMAPESGELIITEIMYAVTDSEYVELFNPSPDTPFNGDLIIQIDKGTERVYEDITIAPQSYFVIGAREMPWADIWHETASALRLVRTGNWITLKKTDGTVMDRVVFSPQTAGLQWPPVSDKKSIELKREYYDVSSNNHGRYWKVSTTPIEGTGMYGTPGY
- a CDS encoding V-type ATP synthase subunit B; this translates as MKTKAFQKIYTHIENVTKATCTVEAEGVANDEMATVDGRPAQVVKISGNKITLQIFPGTQGIATNAEVVFLGKPPTLKVSDELKGRFFNAYGEPIDGGPDIEGKEIEIGGPSVNPVRRKQPSELIATGIAGIDLNNTLVSGQKIPFFADPDQPFNAVMADVALRAKADAIILGGMGLSNDDYLYYKTLFDNAGALDRITAFINTTESPPVERLLIPDMCLSAAEHFATTKNANVLVLLTDMTLYADALSIVSNRMDQIPSKDSMPGSLYSDLARIYEKAAQLPDGGSITIIAVTTLSGGDITHAIPDNTGYITEGQLYLRRDTDIARVIIDPFRSLSRLKQLVIGKKTRSDHPQVMNTAIRLYADAASARTKLENGFDLTEYDQRTLKFAKEYSRELLAIDINIEIDEMLDTGWRLFGKYFSKDEVGIKQEIMDKFWVGAE
- a CDS encoding V-type ATP synthase subunit D codes for the protein MALKFQYNKTFLQQLNKELKIRENALPTLIAKESALRLEVKKAKEQVAEYEKKVEEMLASISQTYRLWNEMPGELISIKDVNIDIKKIAGVKTPVLNDVEFDVRRYSLISNAAWVPQGLELIKNIAEVKIGLELGKKKVSILEYARKKTTQKVNLYEKVQIPEYNEAIRRIKRFLEDDENLSKSSQKILKAKIAMAEAA